TCCATTTTTTCGTGATTCCTATCCAAACCTTCGCTTTCTTTGCACTTGGTATGTTATCGCAACGGCAAGTTTTAAAGCTTCAACAAAAGCTGAGTCCACAGCAAATTCAACTGATGAAAATGCTTCAGGTTCCGGTGATGGAACTGGAGCAACGCATCAAGGAAGAACTGGAGGTTAACCCTGCCCTGGAAGAAGGTTTTGAAGATAACCCCATGGACGACTCCAACCTGAACGACGAAGCACCCGAAGAATTTGCCAGCCAAGACGATCTGGGCGACCACGAAGACATGGAACGGGACGATTTTGATATGGATCCCTACATCGACGACGATGAAATCCCTGACTACAAGCTATACGCCAATAACAGCTCGGCCGACGACGAACGCAAGGAAATCCCTTATGCAGGCGGAACCGGTTTTCAGGAATATCTTACTTCCCAAATCGGACTGCGCGACCTCAACGAAAAAGAAAACGAAATTGCCCTGACCATTATCGGAAATATAGACGATGATGGATATATGCGTCGGGAACTTTGGGCCATTGCCGATGACTTAGCCTTTTCGCAAAACATCGACTGCACCGAAAAGGAAATTGAAAAGGTGCTGAAAGAAGTACAACAGCTTGACCCTCCGGGCGTTGGAGCCAGAAACCTACAGGAATGCCTGGTTATTCAACTAAAACGCAAACCTCTGAAAAAATCGATACGGCATGCCTTGGAAATTTTAGAAGAGGAATTTGATGAGTTTTCTAAACGGCATTTCGATAAAATTGGGAAAAAACTGGAACTAAGCGATGAAGAACTGAAAGCTGCCGTAAACGAAATTCTACACCTCAACCCCAAACCGGGCGGGTCGGTTAGCGAGGTAAGCAAGACTGTACAAGATATTATTCCGGATTTTTACCTCACCGAAACGGATGGGGAACTGGAACTTAGCATGAATAGCCGAAATGCCCCCGAATTGCGGGTGAGCAAGGCTTACGTGGAAATGCTGAAAGATTACAGCAAGAACAAAAAGCTGAACGACAAGCAAAAAAAGGAAGCGGTTGCCTTTGTTAAGCAGAAAATTGATGGCGCTAAGTGGTTTATTGATGCCATTAAACAACGCGAAAATACCCTGATGGGCACCATGCAAGCCATCATCAATTACCAATGGGATTATTTTCAGGAAGGCGACGAAACCAAGATGAAACCCATGATTTTGAAAGATATAGCCGATATTGTAGGCTTGGATATCTCAACCATTTCAAGGGTGGCCAACAGCAAATATGTGCAAACTCATTTTGGCACCTATCCCCTCAAATACTTTTTTTCAGAAAGCTTGAGCACCGATAGCGGAGAAGAAGTTTCGAGCCGTGAAGTAAAGAAAATTTTAGAAGACAGCATTGGGGCCGAAGACAAACACAATCCGTTGGCCGACGATAAATTATGCTTGATTTTACAGGCCAAAGGTTACAATATTGCTCGCCGAACCGTTGCCAAATACCGCGAACAGCTTGGAATTCCGGTAGCCAGGTTAAGAAAAGAACTTTAATTTTTAAATTGATTTGGCGGGCCCCCTTCCGCCAACCATCGTTTCTGCTAATCCCAAATTTATTGCATGGCGTTCGGGTCACGCTTTCGGCTGTAGTCCTCGGCCCCCTAGGCTATCGCCGTCGGTGTCCTGTGGGCTACTTGCCTCAATCGTTGCCCGAGGTGCAACCCCCAACGTTTACCATTTTAATATAAACCCGAATTCCAAAAGAAGTTAAACTTCTAGAATAAAACAGCTAACTAATGGCTGCCCTTCCTTTGTCCAAAGATAATTTTGAAAGGAAAAGGCTATATAAATCGTAGATATTTTGGTCAAGGAAATGACGATTAGTTAAAGGTTTAGCTTTTTTATATTCAAAGGAATTTAATTTATGTCACTTTTTGGCATTGCCCCAAAAAGTAACCAAAAAGGTCTAGGCTCAGCAAACGTCCACCCGCTCTTGCTGTTCCCTGAAAAACTAAGCAATGGGTCAAAGATGGACGCTTACCCACTTACCCTTTCGCACATGTCCATCTTTTAAATCGGTCCTTCCGGAAAATCTGAATCGCAATGTTCAATCTTTTGTACTCGGAAGGCCTACGACATTGCAAGTTTTTCAAGGGAACATCAATTCACAGCCGCGGCGCGCCCCGTGCTGAGCCAGGCCAACGCACGGCGTTCTAACAGGCTTTTGTGCAAGGGCTTATTCGGTTATAAAAATCATTATTCCATTATTTAATCTTTCTTCAAAATGAAAATTCAATTTTTCAAACGCCTGAAATACAATGACTTAAATTCTAGTTAGATGGAAATTGTCATTTGTTCACTTCGTTTCAAATGACAATTTTGGGATAAAAAATCCCTTATCATTGGTTGCCGACAAAAACAAAAAAGCCGGACTGAATTAGTCCGGCTTTTTGAATCAAAGGAAAAATCCCTTTTACGAGTTATTTACCCAATTCGATGGTTTTTTTGTCGCCACTGTTATCGGTTGGTACCGCATCAATGGTTCCTTTAATTTTAATTACTGTTTCACCTCCTTGTAAGGCATTCGATTTAACAGTAACTGTTTTGTCGAATGGACCCACTCGATGGCTATCGTATTTTACAGTAATTTTTGCTGATTTTCCCGGAGCAATTGGTTCTTTCGGGAATTCAGGCGTAGTGCAACCGCAGCTTGGTTTGGCTTCTGCCAAAATCAAAGGCGCTTTGCCGGTGTTAGTGAATTTGAAATCAACTTGACAAGGTGCATCTTGTTTCAAAGTTCCAAAATCGTGCTCCATTT
This genomic stretch from Bacteroidia bacterium harbors:
- the rpoN gene encoding RNA polymerase factor sigma-54, which codes for MLSQRQVLKLQQKLSPQQIQLMKMLQVPVMELEQRIKEELEVNPALEEGFEDNPMDDSNLNDEAPEEFASQDDLGDHEDMERDDFDMDPYIDDDEIPDYKLYANNSSADDERKEIPYAGGTGFQEYLTSQIGLRDLNEKENEIALTIIGNIDDDGYMRRELWAIADDLAFSQNIDCTEKEIEKVLKEVQQLDPPGVGARNLQECLVIQLKRKPLKKSIRHALEILEEEFDEFSKRHFDKIGKKLELSDEELKAAVNEILHLNPKPGGSVSEVSKTVQDIIPDFYLTETDGELELSMNSRNAPELRVSKAYVEMLKDYSKNKKLNDKQKKEAVAFVKQKIDGAKWFIDAIKQRENTLMGTMQAIINYQWDYFQEGDETKMKPMILKDIADIVGLDISTISRVANSKYVQTHFGTYPLKYFFSESLSTDSGEEVSSREVKKILEDSIGAEDKHNPLADDKLCLILQAKGYNIARRTVAKYREQLGIPVARLRKEL
- a CDS encoding DUF1573 domain-containing protein, with translation MKKAFLTVVVAVGTFALASAQEIKFEKMEHDFGTLKQDAPCQVDFKFTNTGKAPLILAEAKPSCGCTTPEFPKEPIAPGKSAKITVKYDSHRVGPFDKTVTVKSNALQGGETVIKIKGTIDAVPTDNSGDKKTIELGK